A stretch of DNA from Catenulispora acidiphila DSM 44928:
GTCAACGAGGCTTCCGGCACTGTCCGGCAGGTCTATAGCGACGCGGCGATCACGGTGTACGCCGCGGTCGGCACCCTCAGCGCGCCGACCGCGAGCCAAGTCGCCGACCAGCCGGTCAGCAAGGCGACCGACGACTGCTGAGGGCAGAGAACGCGCGCCGCCTCGGCGCCCCGCCTAGCATGGCTGCATGTTCTCGCTGCGAAGAAGCCACCGGAACGAAGCGTGGGAAGGCATGGTCGTCGACAAGAAGCGCGGCATGACCGACGGCTCGTCCATGTACTTCTATCTCAAGGTGCGGGTGTCCGACGGCTCGACCAAACGCGTGCGGGTCCATCGCGACCTGTGGAAGACGCTCGAGGACGGCGACACCGTGGTGAAGGCCGCCGGGGCGGAGCCGGTGAAGAAGTAGCGGGCGCGCCAAGGGAGATACCGCACCGAACGGGCCGCCGCGCCGGCTGAACAAAACTGCTTCAGTTCGCCGCCGACGCGTCCCACGCGCCCCACGTTCGAATCAGCAAACTGCGATAGTGTCAGCTCCTTATCGCCGCCTTGATCGAGTTTTGGCCGCTTATCGGCCCAGTGATGCCAAGAATCATGGATTCGTCCCTTGTCATCTCAAGCGCGCGGTGCGTCAATGGACAACGGTTCCGATCGCTGACTGACCGTCAGATTCCGCGCGACTCACACGCGACAGTGCACTGTGCGGGACTGGAGCCAGCCCACACGCGCGCCGGCGGCTTCCCGGCGTGCGGCGCGTCCCCCGCGCGGCGGCCGGCGACACGGACATCCGATCCCCCCATCCCGGAAGGGAAGAACCATGCACATCGGCAAGCTCGGCATCAGCACCGCGACCGTCGCCGGCCTGGCAGTCGCCGGCGCGCTCGTCCTGGCCCCGGCCGCGAACGCGGTCACCCCCGGCAGCGCGACGCTGTCGTTCAACTGCGGGGCGTTCGGGTCGGGAACGGCCACCGTCACCGCCGCGCAGAGCGGGACGACCGCCACCTTCACCCTCACCACCTCGGCGATCACCAGCCCGATCAGCATCTCGGCGAACTCGGTCAGCTCCACGCTGACCATGGCCGCCAAGGCCGGCGGTACCAAGACCTACACCGGCCACGCCAACCCGGCCATCACCGCCGGCCAGCCCATCTCGACCGGTCCGCTGACCGGCTCGGTCGCGGCCGGGGACAGCCTGTCGGCCTCCTCGCTGAAGGTCGTCGTCTTCGGCATCTCGGTGACCTGCACCGCCACCTCGGCACAGAGCCCGGGGCCGTTCCAGTTCTGATCGTGCGCCACGAGGGCGCGCGGGACGTGGAGCTCCACGTCCCGCGCGCTTCGGCACATCGGTTCCTTTCCGCTGTCATAGTTCCGTGCCCATGCCGGCGTCCTTAGAGAGTGAAAGGGGGACGGCATGGGAGTCGTTGATCAGAAGGACCGTGACGAGAGCGAGTTCCAGGGCTTCGTCCTGGCGCGCCGCAGGGCGTTGATGCGCACCGCGTACCTGCTCACCGGGGACACCGGGCGGGCCGAGGACCTGGTGCAGACCGCGCTGGCCAAGGCCTACGTCGCGTGGCGGCGGGTGCGGGACGTCGACGACCCGAGCGCTTACGTGGCCCGGATCCTGATCAACGCACACACCTCCGAGCAGCGGCGCAAGCGGGTCCGGGAATGGTTTCCCGGGACCGTGCCGGAGCCGGCCGTGAGCGATCGGGCCGAGGCGGTCGCCGACCGCAGCGCCCTGATGGCGGCACTGGCCACGCTCGCACCCAGGCAGCGCGCGGTCGTCGTCCTCCGGTTCTGGGAGGACCGCAGCGAGAACGACGTCGCGCACCTGCTGGGCTGCTCGATCGGGACCGTGCGCAGCCAGGCCTTCCGGGGTCTGGCGAAGTTGCGCGCGAGTCCCGAGCTGTCCCGCCTGTTCGAGCACTCCAAGGTGACAGAAGGGTTGGGACGATGACCAGAATGACGCACGGCCCCGGGGACGCGGTGTTCCCGGACGGCGAGCGGCTGCACGACGCCTTCGCCGAAGAGGTGGACCGGCCGGGGCTCGAGGGACCCTCCTTCGACGCCGTGCTGCGCAGCGGAACCGCGCGCCGGCGACGGCACCGGGTGACCACGGGGACGACGTTCGCGGTGGCGAGCGTGGCCGCCGTCGCCACCGCGGTGCTCGCCACCGGCGGGGGGACGTCCCACGACGTGTCCACGGCTGCCGGTTCGACGGGCACGAACTCCACCACCACGTCTCAGACCTCCGGCATCACGACGCTCACCTCGCCGGCGGCAGGGCCCGCGAAGGCGGCGCCGTCCCTCCCGGCGGACGTCGTCCTGACCTCGGGCACCGTCGACGGCCACAGCTGGCAGCTCGTGCGCGCGTACGCCCCGGACCAGCCGCCCAAAAGCTCGGACGCGCACGATCCCGCGAACGGCTCGGCGCCGAAGTGGTGCGGCTACCTGAACGTGGTCGCGGACGGCGTCAAGACCAACGCCGGCACTGGTGACACGCCCTGCCTGGGTCCGAACGGGAAGCCGGTGACCGCGGCGAATCCCGCCGAACCGGGATTCACCTCGATCGCGATCCTGGACGCGCACCAAGGCCGGCTCGGCGCGGTCGTGGCCGGGAGTGTCAGTCCGCAGATCGCGTCGGTCACCGCGCAGTGCGGCACGCAGTCGTTCACCACGAAGACGTCCCGGCCCGCCGGGGACGCGACCGCGTACTACACCTTCACCTTCCCGGCCGGCTCGTCCTGCCAGGTGGGGACCCTGTCGTTCTTCAACGCGGCGGGTACGCCCACGGCGTTCAAGAGCAATGTGGTGCTGGCGGCTGGCAAGTAGCTCGGCACCGGCACAGCATCGAGCCCTGATACCGCCGCTCGCGACGGTTATCAGGGCTCGACGGCGCGTGTCACGCGACCTCGGCGGGCGTCCCGGCTCCGGCTCCGACTCCGGCGCCGGTTTCGGCGGGCGCGGTGTCGCCCTTGTGCGGCGCGCGGATCGCGGCGAAGACAGCGCCGGCGAGCAGGACGACTATCGCGGTGACGAATGCCGCGTGCGCCGCGTCGACGAACGAGTTCTGCGCGGAGGTCAGCAGGTGCTGACCCTTCGGACCGAACTGCGTGAGCTTGCCGGAAGCGCTCTTCACGAAGGCGATCGAGGACTGCGCACCGGTCGCAGCCTGCTGAGGCAGTCCGACCGTGGCGGCGGAGACGTGGGAGCGGTAGGTGGCACTCAGGGTGCTGCCAAGCACCGCGATGCCCAGCGCGCTGCCGAGTTCGCGGGACAGGTCGTTCATCGCCGAGCCCACGCCCTGCTTGGCGGTCGGGAGCGAGGAGACGATCGCGGTGGTGGCGGGCGTCCCGGCCAGTCCCATCCCCGCGCCGAACAGCGCCAGACCGACGGCCAGGTGCCAGTAGACCAGGTGCGTGCCCAGGGTCGTCATCACGGCCAGTCCCGAAGCGCTCAGCACGAGGCCGAGCGGCAGCACGCGGTTGGCGCCGAGCTTCGCGGCGACCTTCGGCGCGTTGCGGGCGGTGGGGACCAGGAACATCGGCAGCGGCAGCAGCGCGATCGCGGCGCGGAAGGGCGAGAGGTTCGCGACGTACTGCAGGTACTGCAGGATGATGAAGAACAGGCCGAAGCTGCCGAAGAACTGGATCATGATCACGCCGGAGCCGGCGCCGAACCCCTTGAGCCGGAACAGGCGCACGTCCAGCAGCGGCTCGGCACGGCGCAGCTCCCAGCCGACGAACGCGGCCAGCGCGAGCGCCCCGACGACGAACCCCGCGACGGTCAGCGCGTCGCCCCAGCCGCGGTCGGGTCCCTCGACGATCCCGAACACGATGCCCACCGCCGCCAGCAGCGAGAACAGCCCGCCGAGCGGGTCCAGGCGCGGGGCGTCGGCGTCACGGGAGGTCGGGATGACCAGCAGCGTGCCGAGCAGGGCGACGGCGGCCAGGACCACGTTCAGGGCGAAGAACGAGTTCCAGGCGAAGAATTCCAGCAGCGTGCCGGAAGCCAGCAGTCCGAGCACCGCGCCGCCGCCGGCCACGCCGACCCAGACCCCGACCGCGCGACCGCGCTCGGCGGGCGGGAACGACGTGGTGATGATCGACAGCGTGGTCGGCATGACCGCGGCGGCGCCCAACCCCATCGCCCCGCGCAGCGCGATGAGCGTGCTCGGCGAGGAGACGAACAGCGCGGCGGCCGCGGCGGCGCCGAAGACAGTCAGGCCGGCGACCAGCGTGCCCTTGCGGCCGTAGCGGTCGCCGATCGCTCCGGCCGGCAACAGGAAGCCGACGAAGACCAGGGTGTAGGCGTCCACGATCCAGATCACCTGGGTCTGCGAGGCGCCGGTGGCGGCGGACAGGTCGGGCAGCGCGACGTTCAGTCCGCTGACCGCGGAGACGACCATCATCAGCGCCAGCGCGACGACGGCCAGCACCAGGGTGCGGCGTCCTTTGGTGAGCTCGGGAGTCATGGGGTCCTCGCGGGGTCAGGTGGAGTGTGGAGTGTGGAGTGTGGAGCAGGCGGAGCCCGGACGGGTATTCTGTACGTATAGAATTCTGCATCCACAGAATTCTGCATGTCAAGAATTTCGGAGGAACCCATGGTGGAGACCGGCGCACCCGCCGCCAAGCGCGGCCGCCGCACCGACGGCGGCCAGGCCAAGGAGGCCATCGAGCAAGCGGCGCGCCGACTGTTCGCCGACCACGGCTTCGACCGCACCTCGGTCCGCCAGGTGGCGCTGGCCGCCGGCGTCGACCCGATGCTGGTGACGCACTACTTCAAGACGAAGGCAGGACTGTTCGCAGCGGTCGTCCAGCCACCGGTGGACCCGGCACTAGCGATCACCTTCGTCCTCGAAGAAGGTCCCGACCACGCCGGCGAGCGCCTGGCGCACTTCGTCCTGCGCACCCTGGAGGACCCCGACAGCCAGAAATGGATCGTGGCCATGGTCCGCGCGGCAACGGCCGAACCCGAAGTCGCCGCCGTGGTCCGCGAACGCATGGTGGTACCGATGCTGATCCCCTTGGCCGAGGCCGTCGGCGCCAGCGACCCGGAGTACCGCGCGACGCTGGTGATGACGCAGCTGATCGGCTTGGCGGTAGGGCGCTACGTGCTCCAGGTGGAGCCGCTGGCGTCGCGGCCAGCGCAGGAGGTGGCCGCTGATCTGGCGGGGACTTTTCAGCGGTATTTGACGGGCTCGCTCAGCGGGTCGGAGGTAGGTGAGTCATAGCCCTGCCACATCGGCGGCAGAAGTTACGACCTACGCCCGCAGCCCGTCGAGAATCAGCGCGAGCATCCGGGGCGACCGATCCTCCGGTCCGGATGCCGCGCGCCACAACGCGCCGGTGAGCTGGAGGAAGTCGCCGGGGTCGGCGTCCTCGCGGATGGTGCCGTCTTTTGTGCCTGCGTCGAGGAATGCCTTGATCGCGGTGATGACCGGGCCGTAGGTCTGCTCGGTGATCGTTTGGTGGGCGCCGGAGCTGAGGGCGTCGCCGAGGCCGTGCTTGCGGCGCATCGCTTCTACGAGGTCGGTGGTCCAGGTTCGGAGTGCCTCGATCGGCGGGAGTTGGTCGAGGAGGGGGGCGACCTTGTCGATGAGGCGGTCGACCTCCTCCTGGTAGACCGCCAGGACCAGTGCTTCGCGGGTGGGGAAGTTGCGGTACAGGGTGCCTGCGCCGACGCCGGCGCGCTGGGCGACCTGGTTCATCGATGTGGCGCCGTCTTGCGCGAAGGACTCGCGGGCGGCGGACAGGATGCGGGCGCGGTTCTCGCGCGCGTCGGAACGGACCACTGGACCTTGGACCTCACTTCCCCGACCCCTCGGGTTGCTATGTGGAGAGCTCTCCATTACGGTAAACGGAGAGTTCTCCACATACCGTAGAGGTGCAGCATGCAGTACATCAAGCTTGGCACGACCGGCCTGGACGTCTCCCCCATCGCGATCGGCGCGATGAGCTACGGCGAGCCGGATCGCGGGCATCCCGTGTGGTCCAAGGGCGAGCAGGAGGCGCGACCGCTGATCCAGCACGCCCTGGCCGCCGGGATCAACTTCTTCGACACCGCGAACATGTACTCCAACGGCTCCAGCGAGGAGATCCTCGGCCGGGCGCTGAAGGACTTCGCCGATCGCGACGAGGTGGTGATCGCCACCAAGCTGCGCCATCCGATGCGGACCGGCCCGAACGGGCGCGGCCTGTCGCGCAAGGCGGTCATGACCGAGGTCGACCACTCGCTGCGCCGCCTGGGCACCGACTACATCGACCTGTACCAGATCCACCGCAACGACCACGCGACCCCGTGGGAGGAGACGCTCGAAGCGCTCAGCGACCTGGCGAAGGCCGGCAAGGTGCGCTACCTCGGCGCCTCGTCCATGCACGCCTGGGAGTTCGCTAAAGCGCTGCACCTGCAAAAGCAGCACGGCTGGGCGCGCTTCGTGTCCATGCAGGACCACTACAACCTGCTCGCCCGCGAGGAGGAGCGCGAGATGATCCCGCTGTGCCTGGACGAGGGCGTCGGCACGATCGTCTGGTCCCCGCTGGCCCGCGGCCGCCTCGCCCGCGCCTGGGACGAGGGCAAGGCGACGGCGCGCGCGGAGACCGACGGCGCCTTCGCGGACCTGCTCTACAGCCCTGAGACCGAAGCGTCCAACCACGCGATCGTCGACGCGGTCGGCAAGGTCGCCGCCGCGCACGGCGTCAGCCGCGCCCAGATCGCCCTGGCGTGGCTGCGCCGGCAGCCGGTCGTCACGGCTCCGCTGGTCGGCGCCGGCACGGTCCAGCAGATCGACGACGCCGTCGCCTCCCTCGACGTGGAACTCGGCGACGAGGAGGTGCGGGCGTTGCAGGCTCCTTACACACCGCGGCACGACTGGCAGGGCGTCTCGGACGAAGCTGAGATGGAAGCCATTCGGCGACGCATCCCGGGGATGTCCTTGGCGTGAGACGCCCTGCCGGTCAGCGGTGGTTCACGAACAGGCCGCGCCGTTCACCGAGAACGCTGTCGGACTGGTGTCGTTCGACGTCCATGTGCCCTGGAACCCGAACGACGCCGACGATCCCGAGGCCACAGAACCGTTGTAGGCCACGTTCGTGGCACTGACCTTGGCTCCGGTCTGGGTCACGGTGGCGTTCCAACCGTTGGTCACCTTCTGGTCGCCGGGATAGGTCCAGGCGACCGTCCAGGCGGTCCACGGGCTCGCGCCGGTGTTGGCGACGGTGATGTTCGCCGTGAAGCCGCCACCCCATTCGCTCGCCTTGGTGTAGGTCACGTGGCACGTGCCCGCCGGGGCACTGGACGACGGCGTCGTGGACGGGGTCGCGCTCGGGGTGGTGGAAGGCGTCGTCGAGGGTGTCGTCGAGGGAGTGGTGGACGGCGTGGTGCTCGGTGTCGTCGAAGGAGAAGAGGAAGACGAACTCCCCGTCCCCGTCATAGTCCCGTAGACGATCCCTCGTCCGTTGGTCCCGACATAAACCCGTCCGTACACCCGCGGGTCGCCGGTGATCGCGGCGCCGATGTTGCCCCACTGGTGCTGGTCGTCGTTGATGCGGGTCCAAGTGCTGCCGTCGTCGTCGGAGCGGAAGATGCCGCGCACGCCGCCGATCTCGGCGATCGTGTACAGCGCCTTGTTCGTGCGGCCGGGTGCGGGAGCGCCGAAGCCGATGTTGTCGGCCTGCTGGACGTTCGCCAGCTTCGTCCAGGTGGCGCCGGAGTCCGTGGAGTGCCACAGACCGTAGGCGCCGGAGGTGGAGCCGCCGGCCAGCCAGAGGTCGCCCTCGGTGCCGGGGACTGCGTGGACGTAGGCGCCTCCCGTGCCCGAGGGCAGGTTCGTGGCAGCGGAGGCGGTGAAGGTCTTGCCGCCGTCGGTGCTGAGGTAGAACGTGCCGGTGGCGTAGTTGAAGCCGTAGAACTTCTTCGGGTTGACCCGGTCGCTGCGCACCTGCGCGCCGGCGGGTATGCCGGTCGAAGCAGTCCACGAACTCCCGGTCGTGGTCGTGTAGCTGACCGCGGCACTGGTCGGCGACCACACCGCCGCGCTGCCGTCGGCCGCCATCGCCACCGTGCCGCCGGCGGTGACGCCCGAGGGCTGCGACGACGCCGCGTACCAGTCGGCGCCGTCGTCCGAGGAGAACGCCGCCGAGTTCACGGTCGAGCTGCCGTTGCCGACGCGGACCACGTCGTTCGGGTTCGCCTCGGCGTAGTCGATACTCGTGGACGTGCTCCAGTTCGGGCTCTGATACATCATCGCCGGGACCTTGGTGAGGTCCGTGTGCCGGAAGCCGTCCACATCACCGAGCGCGGACAGCAGCGGCGCGCCGGACGGCGGCGACACCAGGTCGGTGACCGCGGTCTCCTCGATCCCTTGCGCCATCACGGAGAGCTTCACCTTCGCCGTGCTGGAGTCCCACGCCGTCAGGTTCGTCGTGCCGTACAGCGTCGCGCCGGTGCCGAACATCATGCGGTCGCTGTTGAAGGGGTCGATCGCCAACCCCTCGCTCATCCACCCGAGCTTCGGCGTCTCCTCCGGCGGCGAGGGGTAGTTGCCCCACGACAGCCACGGCGAGGCGGAGACGTCCAGCGTGTACTTGTCGACGCGGGTCGGATACCCGTTGTAGGACCAAGCGTTCGTCCACGTCGCGCCGCCGTCGGTGGAGCGGTAGATAAAGGTGTCCGGCCACCACGAGCTGTAGCCGGTGACCATGATGGTGTTCGGGTGCTGCTGGTCGATGGTCAGCCCGCTGTAACCGTAGAAGTCGTTCGACGTGTCGCTGGACTTGACCGGGCTGATCTGCGTCCAGGTCCCGGAGGCGATCGCGTACTTCCACACGTCCCCGGAAGCGCCGTCGTAGGGACCACCCTTGTCGCTGGTGGTGATGTACAGGTAGGCGCCGGTCGGATCCACCAGGCCCTTGTGTGCCAGGAAGCCGGTCGGCTGCCCGGCGACGCGGCTCCACGTCGCGCCGCCGTTGGTCGACTCGTAGACCGTGTTCTGCACGTCCGCGACGCCGACGAAGATGGTCTTGGTCGGCGTGCCGGCGGCTCCGGTCGTCCCGGAGGCCTTGTCGAAGGCGACCCAGGCGACGCCCTGGTTGTCCGAGAGGTAGCCGGTGGTGTCGGTCGAGTCCTGCACGTAGTTGCCGACGTTCGGGAACGCCGTCACCTGCGCCCACGTCACGCCGTAGTCAGTGCTCTTCCACAGTCCGTGCCCGCTGGGCATTCCCATGTACAGCACGGCGTCGTCGTTGGGGTCGACCATCAGCCGCTCCCCCATTCCGCGCCCCGGCATGTTCCCGCCGAGCTTGAACGGCAGCGGCGTCGCAGACCACGTACTCCCCTGGTCGGTGGAGCGCAGGATCGCGCCGTTGTTCGGGTCCCAGCTGTTCGTGTACATCCCGACCGCCGCGTAGACGCGGTTGGTCTGCACCGGATCCGCGGCGACCGAGACGACGCCCTGCTCGTTCCAGTTGGTGAAGCCGACCCAGTCCAACAGCGGCGTCCAACTGCTCGAGCTCTGATTCCAGCGGTACATCCCACCGATGTCGGTGCGGGCATAGGCGACGTTCTTCGCGCCGGTGTTGAAGACGACGTCCGGCACGAAGCCGCCGCCGACGATCGGCACGTTCTGCCACGTATAACCGGAACCGGAGGCCGCCGAGGCTGCCGAGGCCGCGGCGGCGGTACTGCCGCTCAACGACACACTGACGACGCCGAGCCCGGCGACGGCGAGCACGGCGCCGAGCACCGCGCTTACCGCGTTCTTCCAGCTTCTTCGCATGTTTCCCTCCTCAGGGAAGTGAGATGATCAAACTGTCGAAGCGCTTCGATTGAGTGGCCGGAAAGAGCCCGGTGCCGCGTGGCACCGGGCCCGCCCGATCCGCTCAGTGGCTACATCGCGGGATAGGCGTTCTCCACCTCCTGCTGGAATTCAGCGGCGAACCACTGTCCGGCCGGCACGTCGTAGCCGGGGATCGACCCGGTCGAGTAGGTCCCGCCGTTGCCGTCGGTGTTGGTCCCGGCCGGGTCGCAGTGCGGGTCGCCGTGGCTGTGCGAGGCGCTCGGGTAGTCGCCGTCGGACTCCCCCGGAGGCTTGATCCACACGTAGGCGATGATGTGGTTGGACGCGCCGTACGGCTGTACCGTCGGCCGCGAGCCGACCCCCGCGCCGTTCTGGTTGCACCAGTCACCGCGGAAGGAGCGCTGGTCCACCTTGTTGGCCGCGACGTAGGTGTCCACGGTCGTCGGCGAGGAGTTCAGCGCGGTCGGGCGGTTCGGGCCGCCCCAGCCGTTGCGCGAGGTGTCGATGAGCATCCCGATGTTGGCCGAGAAGCCCTGGCCGACCAGTTGGCTGTACATCGCCTGGTCGTAGTCGTACTCGTCGAAGTACGGGTTGTACTGGTAGAACTTCGCCGAGTCCAGCGGGTTGCCGCCGACCTGCAGGGTCGAGTTCGGCAGGAACGGCTCGGTGGTCGGGGTGTAGTTGGCCGTGTTGGAGATGAAGCCGTCGACGCTGGCGAACCCGGCCGTCGTGGCCCGGGCCACCTTGGC
This window harbors:
- a CDS encoding TetR/AcrR family transcriptional regulator encodes the protein MSRISEEPMVETGAPAAKRGRRTDGGQAKEAIEQAARRLFADHGFDRTSVRQVALAAGVDPMLVTHYFKTKAGLFAAVVQPPVDPALAITFVLEEGPDHAGERLAHFVLRTLEDPDSQKWIVAMVRAATAEPEVAAVVRERMVVPMLIPLAEAVGASDPEYRATLVMTQLIGLAVGRYVLQVEPLASRPAQEVAADLAGTFQRYLTGSLSGSEVGES
- a CDS encoding MFS transporter, with amino-acid sequence MTPELTKGRRTLVLAVVALALMMVVSAVSGLNVALPDLSAATGASQTQVIWIVDAYTLVFVGFLLPAGAIGDRYGRKGTLVAGLTVFGAAAAAALFVSSPSTLIALRGAMGLGAAAVMPTTLSIITTSFPPAERGRAVGVWVGVAGGGAVLGLLASGTLLEFFAWNSFFALNVVLAAVALLGTLLVIPTSRDADAPRLDPLGGLFSLLAAVGIVFGIVEGPDRGWGDALTVAGFVVGALALAAFVGWELRRAEPLLDVRLFRLKGFGAGSGVIMIQFFGSFGLFFIILQYLQYVANLSPFRAAIALLPLPMFLVPTARNAPKVAAKLGANRVLPLGLVLSASGLAVMTTLGTHLVYWHLAVGLALFGAGMGLAGTPATTAIVSSLPTAKQGVGSAMNDLSRELGSALGIAVLGSTLSATYRSHVSAATVGLPQQAATGAQSSIAFVKSASGKLTQFGPKGQHLLTSAQNSFVDAAHAAFVTAIVVLLAGAVFAAIRAPHKGDTAPAETGAGVGAGAGTPAEVA
- a CDS encoding cellulose binding domain-containing protein, with product MRRSWKNAVSAVLGAVLAVAGLGVVSVSLSGSTAAAASAASAASGSGYTWQNVPIVGGGFVPDVVFNTGAKNVAYARTDIGGMYRWNQSSSSWTPLLDWVGFTNWNEQGVVSVAADPVQTNRVYAAVGMYTNSWDPNNGAILRSTDQGSTWSATPLPFKLGGNMPGRGMGERLMVDPNDDAVLYMGMPSGHGLWKSTDYGVTWAQVTAFPNVGNYVQDSTDTTGYLSDNQGVAWVAFDKASGTTGAAGTPTKTIFVGVADVQNTVYESTNGGATWSRVAGQPTGFLAHKGLVDPTGAYLYITTSDKGGPYDGASGDVWKYAIASGTWTQISPVKSSDTSNDFYGYSGLTIDQQHPNTIMVTGYSSWWPDTFIYRSTDGGATWTNAWSYNGYPTRVDKYTLDVSASPWLSWGNYPSPPEETPKLGWMSEGLAIDPFNSDRMMFGTGATLYGTTNLTAWDSSTAKVKLSVMAQGIEETAVTDLVSPPSGAPLLSALGDVDGFRHTDLTKVPAMMYQSPNWSTSTSIDYAEANPNDVVRVGNGSSTVNSAAFSSDDGADWYAASSQPSGVTAGGTVAMAADGSAAVWSPTSAAVSYTTTTGSSWTASTGIPAGAQVRSDRVNPKKFYGFNYATGTFYLSTDGGKTFTASAATNLPSGTGGAYVHAVPGTEGDLWLAGGSTSGAYGLWHSTDSGATWTKLANVQQADNIGFGAPAPGRTNKALYTIAEIGGVRGIFRSDDDGSTWTRINDDQHQWGNIGAAITGDPRVYGRVYVGTNGRGIVYGTMTGTGSSSSSSPSTTPSTTPSTTPSTTPSTTPSTTPSATPSTTPSSSAPAGTCHVTYTKASEWGGGFTANITVANTGASPWTAWTVAWTYPGDQKVTNGWNATVTQTGAKVSATNVAYNGSVASGSSASFGFQGTWTSNDTSPTAFSVNGAACS
- a CDS encoding lipase chaperone; this translates as MTRMTHGPGDAVFPDGERLHDAFAEEVDRPGLEGPSFDAVLRSGTARRRRHRVTTGTTFAVASVAAVATAVLATGGGTSHDVSTAAGSTGTNSTTTSQTSGITTLTSPAAGPAKAAPSLPADVVLTSGTVDGHSWQLVRAYAPDQPPKSSDAHDPANGSAPKWCGYLNVVADGVKTNAGTGDTPCLGPNGKPVTAANPAEPGFTSIAILDAHQGRLGAVVAGSVSPQIASVTAQCGTQSFTTKTSRPAGDATAYYTFTFPAGSSCQVGTLSFFNAAGTPTAFKSNVVLAAGK
- a CDS encoding aldo/keto reductase; its protein translation is MQYIKLGTTGLDVSPIAIGAMSYGEPDRGHPVWSKGEQEARPLIQHALAAGINFFDTANMYSNGSSEEILGRALKDFADRDEVVIATKLRHPMRTGPNGRGLSRKAVMTEVDHSLRRLGTDYIDLYQIHRNDHATPWEETLEALSDLAKAGKVRYLGASSMHAWEFAKALHLQKQHGWARFVSMQDHYNLLAREEEREMIPLCLDEGVGTIVWSPLARGRLARAWDEGKATARAETDGAFADLLYSPETEASNHAIVDAVGKVAAAHGVSRAQIALAWLRRQPVVTAPLVGAGTVQQIDDAVASLDVELGDEEVRALQAPYTPRHDWQGVSDEAEMEAIRRRIPGMSLA
- a CDS encoding TetR/AcrR family transcriptional regulator; this translates as MVRSDARENRARILSAARESFAQDGATSMNQVAQRAGVGAGTLYRNFPTREALVLAVYQEEVDRLIDKVAPLLDQLPPIEALRTWTTDLVEAMRRKHGLGDALSSGAHQTITEQTYGPVITAIKAFLDAGTKDGTIREDADPGDFLQLTGALWRAASGPEDRSPRMLALILDGLRA
- a CDS encoding SigE family RNA polymerase sigma factor; protein product: MGVVDQKDRDESEFQGFVLARRRALMRTAYLLTGDTGRAEDLVQTALAKAYVAWRRVRDVDDPSAYVARILINAHTSEQRRKRVREWFPGTVPEPAVSDRAEAVADRSALMAALATLAPRQRAVVVLRFWEDRSENDVAHLLGCSIGTVRSQAFRGLAKLRASPELSRLFEHSKVTEGLGR
- a CDS encoding DUF7489 domain-containing protein, with the translated sequence MFSLRRSHRNEAWEGMVVDKKRGMTDGSSMYFYLKVRVSDGSTKRVRVHRDLWKTLEDGDTVVKAAGAEPVKK